One Trachemys scripta elegans isolate TJP31775 unplaced genomic scaffold, CAS_Tse_1.0 scaffold_123, whole genome shotgun sequence genomic region harbors:
- the LOC117870273 gene encoding H-2 class I histocompatibility antigen, Q9 alpha chain-like: protein MLPLLLLLGAAAIQGGYANPGPDPHSLRYFFTGVSEPGPGLPPFITVGYVDDQLFMDYSSERGSAEPRAEWMARSEGPEYWQRETQGLQGWQAQFRVDLNTLRGRYNQTGVHTLQLTYGCELRADGSKGGFYQFAYDGRDFLSLDKDRETWVAADDAARITKHKWDADRSFTQGERAYLEQTCIEWLGKYLEYGKETLQRREPPQVHVSDRPSQDGLTTLSCRVHGFYPRNVAVVWLKKGVAVPQETLQWGVVPSGDGTYQTRATIEIDPSSETDYTCCVEHPSLTADLRVPWGSKFNVMLIVGVVIGVLVLVAAIVGAVVFLRKKRDGYKAAAAHDGSASSGSNQGSDTRVNA, encoded by the exons ACCCAGGCCCAGACCCGCACTCGCTGCGCTATTTCTTCACGGGGGTGTCGGAGCCCGGCCCGGGGCTGCCCCCGTTCATCACAGTCGGGTACGTGGACGATCAGCTGTTCATGGACTACAGCAGCGAGCGGGGCAGCGCGGAGCCACGCGCGGAGTGGATGGCGCGGAGCGAGGGGCCGGAGTACTGGCAGCGGGAGACGCAGGGCTTACAGGGCTGGCAGGCCCAGTTCCGGGTGGACCTGAACACGCTGCGCGGGCGCTACAACCAGACCGGGG TTCACACGCTCCAACTGACGTACGGCTGTGAGCTCCGGGCTGACGGCTCCAAAGGGGGTTTTTACCAGTTTGCCTACGACGGGCGCGACTTCCTCAGCCTGGATAAGGACCGGGAGACCTGGGTGGCGGCAGATGACGCAGCTCGGATCACCAAACACAAATGGGATGCTGACAGGAGCTTCACTCAGGGAGAGAGAGCTTACCTGGAGCAGACCTGCATCGAGTGGCTGGGGAAGTACCTGGAGTACGGGAAGGAGACGCTGCAGAGGAGAG agccACCGCAGGTGCACGTGAGCGACCGGCCGAGCCAGGATGGGCTCACCACCCTCTCCTGCCGGGTCCACGGCTTCTACCCGCGGAACGTGGCCGTCGTGTGGCTGAAGAAGGGGGTGGCCGTGCCGCAGGAGACGCTCCAGTGGGGGGTGGTTCCCAGCGGGGACGGGACCTACCAGACCCGGGCCACCATTGAGATCGACCCCAGCAGTGAGACCGATTATACCTGCTGTGTGGAGCACCCCAGCCTGACTGCGGATCTGAGAGTGCCCTGGG GGTCCAAGTTCAACGTGATGCTGATCGTGGGTGTTGTTATCGGGGTTCTTGTGCTGGTCGCTGCCATCGTTGGAGCCGTTGTCTTCCTCA GGAAGAAGAGAGACGGCTACAAAGCGGCTGCAG cTCACGATGGCTCTGCCAGCTCCG gaagCAACCAGGGATCGGACACCCGTGTCAACG